The genomic window TTAAAATTACGTTCTGGTGAACAAGGAATTATTGTTGATACTCCAGCAGATCCTCTACTCGCCTCTATGGGATTTAGAACGGGTAAAGTGGTTTCTATAGTCGCAAAAGAGATTTTTAATGGACCTCTAGTTTGTTCTATTGATGGAAGGAAGGTAGCTATTTGTAAAAATGTTGCTGAAAAAATTACCGTAATTATATAAATTAATTTATAATATCTCAAAAAGCAGTTTTAATTAATTTGCTTTTATTTTTTATAAAGAATTGATAATTAATATCACTTGATTGGCAGAGGGGAATCCGGAATCAATGTTGAAAAACTTATTTGCTTCTTGGGAAAAAATCAGTTGTAATTTTTACCCTGCATTTTATTTTTACCATAGATTATATCGTGACGTTGTTCAAAATGAGATTAAACTTGGACAGATCACATCTAATGATAAAGTTTTAAATATAGGTTGTGGAGCAATACCTTTTACTGCAATACATATAGTTCAAATGACCGGAGCTAAAGTTATTGCTCTTGACAAAGATACTGAAGCTGTGGAAAGAGCAAAACATTGTTTGAAGAAATATCGATTAGATAGAAATATAGAAATAAAAATTGGCGATGGAGTTAATGAAATACCTGTTCCTTTTACTGTAGCAATAGTTGCATTACAGGTAAAAGAAAAAGTAAAGGTGTTAGAAAATTTGCAATCCAAGGGAGAACCAGGAGGAAACTTGATTTTTCGTCAACCAACTGACGCATACAAAACCGTTTACGGTTTTCTTCCCAATGATTACTTACCAGTTTCAAAAACACTTCAAAATATGAAAACTTTTAAAGAATCATACTTGTATAAAGTAAATTAACATTTTACAGTGGTAATTGGGGAGGTTTGAGAAGTGAAAAAATCCTACTTATTAATAGTTGGAGTTTTAATAATTACAGCGATAGTCATGGTAGTGGGCTGGGATAATGTATATAAGATAATGAGTCGTATGACACTTCCCCAGTTTATCTTTTTGGTTATCTTACAATTAGGAACGTTATTTTTAACAGCTTATATCTGGTATTTTTTACTAAAACAAAAATCTAGTCAAATATCTCTTTTTAATGTCTTTGGCATTAATTTAGCGGGAACCTTTGTAGAAAGTGTTACACCTTCAGTGAAAATAGGCGGGGAGGCACTGAAGGTGTATTTGATGCGTCAAAAAACTGCTCTTGCATATTCAGAACTTACTGCTGTAGCTGTAGTAAGTAAATATTTTTCCTTACTCCCCTTTTTATTAATTAGTGTAATTACACTTGCTATAGCATTATTAGCATTTAATTTACCCTTTTTTGTTTTTATTGCTTTTATAGGGTTATTACTGTTCTTTTTGTTATTTTTTATTTTTTTCAATATTCAGGGTTTCAATTTAGATACTTTCTTTAATAACTTATTAGGTGAAAAAATTAATAATAGCAATAATCAAGTTTTAAAAAAAATAATTCCCATAATTAATCGTATTTATACCTTCTTACTTGATTCGTCTAATGCATCAAAAAGCATTGTTACTTCAATGAAACAACGAAAAATACTTTTTTTAATAGCTTTTGTAGTATGGGCGCTTTATCCGGTAAAAGTGTATTTGGTTGCTTTTATGCTAGGTTATCAGCTTAATATTGTAGTCGTAGTGCTTGCTACTTATACTGCCTATTTAGTAAGTATGATTCCATTACTTCCTGGTGGGCTTGCTACTTTCGAAGGTAGTATGGCATTAGTACTTGCTTATGAGGGATTAACATCGGCAGAGGCTATATCTATTGCTTTGATGACAAGAGTAATTACTTTTTGGATTCCACTGTTACTTTCAGCAATTATAACTATTTATTATATCAAAAATACAGATAATCAAGAAGGTGAAATAATATGAATGATAAAGAAAATGTCCTTTTAATTGGCCCACCTAATGTAGGCAAAAGTGTGACTTTTAATAATTTAACAGGATCAAATATAAGTATTGCAAATTATGTAGGAACTACTGTAGAGTTTACTGTCGGTGAAATAATATTTGATGATTATAATGTTAATTTAATAGATGTTCCTGGTACATATACCCTTGAAGCTACAAATGAAGCTGAAAAAATTGCTGTAGAAATGCTTCAAGGACATGATTTTAAACATAAAAAATTTGAACACTGTCATGATCAGAAGGATGTTGATGCAAACCTTAGAAAAAAACCTGCTGCTGTTATAAGTGTTATTGATGCTTATAACTTAGAAAGTAGCTTATATTTATTATTCCAAGTATTACAATATAATATCCCTACTGTTGCTGTACTAAATAGAATGGATCTAATTGAAGAAAAAGGCGAGAAAATTGATGTAGAATATTTATCCTATAAGCTTGGGATACCTGTTATCCCTACTGTTGCTGTTGAAAAAAAGGGGTTAAATGAATTAAAAGAAATATTACAAACAATTTTAGCAAAAGCCCCTTCTACTGAAACAGAAAATATTAGAGATATTGATAATAGTAAAATAGAAGAAAGTTTTTGGCAAAAAGCTGAAGAAATAGTTTCAAAGGCTAAATTCAGACCTTCTGTTTTAAAAAAATCAAAGCGAGAAATATGGGGAGAACGTCTTGTGAAACCTTGGCCAGGACTACCTTTAAGCATCCTTATTCT from Candidatus Syntrophocurvum alkaliphilum includes these protein-coding regions:
- a CDS encoding FeoA family protein gives rise to the protein MAMKANDLYTAQVNQHNFKKEKNILKLRSGEQGIIVDTPADPLLASMGFRTGKVVSIVAKEIFNGPLVCSIDGRKVAICKNVAEKITVII
- a CDS encoding nicotianamine synthase family protein, producing MLKNLFASWEKISCNFYPAFYFYHRLYRDVVQNEIKLGQITSNDKVLNIGCGAIPFTAIHIVQMTGAKVIALDKDTEAVERAKHCLKKYRLDRNIEIKIGDGVNEIPVPFTVAIVALQVKEKVKVLENLQSKGEPGGNLIFRQPTDAYKTVYGFLPNDYLPVSKTLQNMKTFKESYLYKVN
- a CDS encoding lysylphosphatidylglycerol synthase transmembrane domain-containing protein; the protein is MKKSYLLIVGVLIITAIVMVVGWDNVYKIMSRMTLPQFIFLVILQLGTLFLTAYIWYFLLKQKSSQISLFNVFGINLAGTFVESVTPSVKIGGEALKVYLMRQKTALAYSELTAVAVVSKYFSLLPFLLISVITLAIALLAFNLPFFVFIAFIGLLLFFLLFFIFFNIQGFNLDTFFNNLLGEKINNSNNQVLKKIIPIINRIYTFLLDSSNASKSIVTSMKQRKILFLIAFVVWALYPVKVYLVAFMLGYQLNIVVVVLATYTAYLVSMIPLLPGGLATFEGSMALVLAYEGLTSAEAISIALMTRVITFWIPLLLSAIITIYYIKNTDNQEGEII